The sequence below is a genomic window from Brevibacillus agri.
GGTTCGTCGTGTAGTCTTTGCGCCAGATCAGTTGGTTACCAAAGACGTTGCGAGCTTTGAGCCGTCCGTCCTGGGTCAGCTCCTCGATCACTTGCCCGTTCAAGTACACGTAGTGGGTCGTATCCGTGACGCTTCCGGTCTGCTGTTTCGTCGCGCGCAGGCCGCCTGGATAGTACGTGTACGTCGTTGTTCCTTTGGCGTCCTTGTATTCGGTCAGGCGATTCAGCAAGTCGTGTTTCAGTTCGTAGCTGCGCGTCGAATCGGCGGGTGCGTTGGCATAGATTTGGCGGTTGCCGCGGCGGTCGTAGGCGTACTGGCGGGTGTTGCCCTGGATGGTTTCTTCTTTGATCCGGGACAGCTTGTCGTAAGCGAACGTGCCGTAGTTGGCTCCGCCGCGCTTTTGGCTCGTGATGTTGCCGAACAGGTCGTAGCCGTTGGTCTCGCTCCAGCCGTCGGCATAGTTCATCCCCGTGATCTCGGCAAAGGAGCTGATCGTCTTCTGCATCGCCGACGACTGGCCGGGGTAGGAGACGGTGTTCGTCTCTCCACTGTTGTTCATGTCGTAGGTATAGCTCGTCGTGCCTACGCCGGGAATGGTTACGGCGCTGAGGCGGCTGGCATTGTCGTAGGTGTAATCGACGCGCAAGGCGGGAGCCGAGCCGGAAACAGCGCTGCGGGATGGATAGACGATGGCGTCGATGGCCTCATCGTGGTCGGTGTAGACGAGCTGGTAGTCTTTTCCCATCATCGTTTGGCGGTTCAGGCGGCGGTATTCGTCGTAGCCGTAGCGGACGGTTTGGCCGTTGTTGTTTGTTTCCGTCAAAAGCGAGCCGGATAGCGGATCGTAGCTGCGTTCTTCGTAGAAGCCGCTGCCTGCGGATACCTTCGTCCTTTCGTTGAACGGCGAATATTGGTAGCTGAAAAGAACGCCGTTTTTGTCTTTGAAAGTTTTGACGGCACCGTTTTTTTCATAGGTGTACTGCTCGGCTTTGGTCTCCGGGTTCTTCTCGGACAGCTTCCAGGACAGCGCGTTGTACGTGTACACGGCAGTAGGCGTGCCGTTTTCGAGCACGGTGGTCAGGTTGCCGAGTCCGTCGTAGCTGTATTCGTTGATGTTGTTTTCCGGGTCGCGCAAATAGACCAACTGGTCGTTATGATCGTAGCGCATCGTCCAGCGTTGGGAGGTGCTGCCGTCCGAGACTTCCTTGTCCGTGACTTTTCCGAAGCGGTCGGTCTGGTAGATGGTCACGCGGCGGTGGCTGCCTCGTTGGGTCGTTTCTTCCACGCTCTCTACCCGCCCGTACAGGTCGCGGTAGGTGGTGACGATGTAGCCGTTCGGGGACAACGTTTGCTCGGTCAGGCGCGGCAAATAACTGGTGCCGTCTGAATACGCATTGGCCCGATGGGAGCGGGTCGTTCCCAGGGCGTTCGTGGTCTGGTAGACGAAGCCGTCCCAATCGTAGGCATACGTGGTGCTCTGCGCCTGGTTCCCGTATGGGATCGTGCGGCTGATCTGCATGCCGTCCGGGGTAAACTCGTTTTCTACCAGCGGGCGTTTGCCTCCGCTCGTCCCTCGCTGCTCCTGATAGGCGATGTCTCCGTATGGCGTGTAGTAGGTGATGACCCGAGACGAATCGGGCAAAATTCTCTCGACGATCCCAGGCCCCTCCGCGCTCGTGCCGGATGCGTCGCCGTCCCGATACACGTACGTGGTGGTGCGGGTCGCGCCCTGGTGGCGGAAGCTTTCACTGAGGACTCTTCCCAGCGTGTCATATTCGTAGGTGACTTTGCTGCCGTTTGGGTACGTCTGGCTTTTTACCTGACTTTGGTTGTCGATCTCGAGCGAGAAGTTCAGGACGTCCGTTTTCCCGCTCTCCAGCTCGATTCCAGTCAGAGATATTTGTGTAGGTTGCACGCCGTACGAATCGTACGCGGAAAACGTCTGCGTTCTCGTCTTTCCGCCAAAGTTTTCCGTGATCGAATAAAGCTGCGCATTCGTGTATTCATAGGTTCGCTCGGTAATCTGGCTTTTGTAGCCCGACAAGTTCACCGGGAACGAGTGAATTTCCGTTTCTTTTCGCAGCAAATACTGGTCGTTGTACTCGTAGGAAAGGTTCGAATAGTACGGCTCGCCGGACGCGGAGGTCGCCTGCGTTCGCATGGCCTTTAACTGGGAAAACGCACGGAAACCTTTTTTGCTCTCCAGATCGTACGTCCAGGTCGTCAAGATGCCGTCTGGCGTTAATTGCTTGACCAGGTGGCCGTAGTCGTCGTATTCGAAGTACGTCTCTTGCGCGTAGTTGTTGATTTTCGCGGCATACGAGGCGCGTTTGGACAAGGTTGGATCTTTCAAATATTGGTGAAAAATAGTCGTATCTGCCACGCCAGAAGCTGGCTCCAGAAAGACGTACTGATAAGTCGGCTTGGTGTGGCTGCCGGAATAGGCGTACGTGGTGTACGTCGTCGGGTTATACGACACCTGGTACTTGGCTCCGGAAATCGAGGTTCCACCTTTGCTGATTCCGGTCGTTTTCACGCTTCTCAAGAGCGGATTTCCATCTGCGTTGATGCGGAACAGGAGCGAACGGGTGTAGCGGGAAGGCTCCGTTTCCGTGACCTGGATCGTATCGCCGTGCCTGTCGGCCATGTTTTTGAGCCGAGGCAACTGGTCCTTGGGCACTTTCCACAGCTCGTAAAAACGGTCGTTGTCCGCATAGCTTTTTTCCAGCTTGTACGTGTTCGTGCCCTTTGGTGTTTTTAAGGCGTAGCTGTACGTCACTTTGTTGACAGGATGGTAGGCGACGTAGCTCAGCGCGTATCTGTCCTGGAAAATTCGCACCAGCCCGTCCTTGAAAGAGGTTTGCTCCAGTTGATACGGGCGGTAGTCGTACTGGATGGACAGCCCTTGCAATGGATAGGTGGCTTCTTGCATGAGCAGGTAGTCGATTTGCTTCCGATTCTTTTTATCTGAATCCCAGAACTTGGGTGACTCCTGGAGTGTCTGGTCGGTTACCAGCTTATCCAGCGTGTATTTTTTGTTCAGATTGAAATACGCGATTCCTTTGGTTTTCGGATTATGGTACGTATAGCGCGCGACCGTGTACGCTTGCGTTCCGCTTCCTGGTACCGGGAGCACTTCCACACGGCTCAACTGCGTGTAAATACTCAGAGCTGATTTTTTTTCGAAATGGTAGCGGATATGCTTGAGCACGGTCGTCTCTGACTTGTCCTTGTAGACGTACAGGTCTTGAGTGAGATCGTTGGTCTGTCTGCTTTTCAGGACGATGTAGCGCCCGACGCTGTCCTCGATGGTCATCAGCTCGCCGTCGCTGTTCAGCGTATACTTGATTGTATCGCCGTAAATATTTGTTTTCACAACAGTTCCGCGGTAAATATCGAACTCGTACTTCACGTTGCGATAATACAAGGTGTAATTGTAGCCCATTCGCTCAATGGACAGCTTGACATCGTTGTAAGGATACTTGAGGACCTGGGTGTGGAGAAATTCAAAAGAAGTCCCGTCTTCCAACGTAATATAATACAAATTGCTTGCCGGATAGTCCTCAATGCGGGTCGAATAGATTTCTTGTCCGGGATTGCGATTATCGTCGCTGACGGACACCCTGTGCCCTCTGGTGACAATCTCCATCCGGGGCACATTGAAATCCCATCCGGTAGCAAACTTCTCGATAGAGGGGTTTGCATCGTTTTTGGACTCTACTTCATCCCAGGTAGGCACGCTGATTTTGCTGCTCAAAGAGTGGTATCTACGCTGCAACACGACATCAAGGCCGTGCTTGCCTTCCAGGTAGACATCCTGCTCGACGAGGTTGGCGGCCCGGTACAATTCGTCTACAGAACTTTCTGTCTTGGAGCGGGCGAAGCGAAACTCCTGTTCTTTTTCTGTGAATTGCACCGCTGGAGGCGTCGTCGTCGACTGGGCTTCCATGCTTTCTTCCAGTTGGCTGAGCTCCTGCATTTTCGCCTGGACGAGCGGAGTCAGTCTGTTTAAAAGCTGTAGCTTGTCCGGTCCGAAAGCACGGAAGCGGGCAAACAGCTCCTCTTCGGAGAATGCTTTTGCTTCCTCTTGTTCTTGCAGAGAAAGGAGTTGCAGAAGATCGGAGTAGAAATAGGCTGCGAATTTCAGCAGGTCTTTGTCATACGTCCGGTGGATTTCGATGGCGGTCTGGACGTCGAGCTGTGTCCAGGTGAGCGCGGCGATATTCGCTTCGGTCAACTTGGCCGGATCGCTTGTTGCGGCTTGTTCCTCTACAGGAGCAAGCTGCTTGTTTTCGATGGACTGCTTGAGTTCCTCTGCGGCTGCTTCCGGAGTCGAGATGGCAACGGGTGTGTCCTGCGATTGCGGCAGCTCGAAAGGTTCGTTTGCCAGTACGGCTCCGGGGGGCAGGAGTGTGACGCATAGGGCAAGGCAGAGCAGGTAGATGAGTGATTTTATGGAAAGGTGTTTCATAGTGCCTCCATAATGGTTAGTTGTCCCCCCTTGGTGAGAAGGGGGGATTGGTGGTTAGGGGAGTGTGATTTTTACTGGTCTGCTGCTGTTCGAAGTTGTACCGTTTCCTACTTGACCATAGTTACCACGTCCCCAAGCATAAATCGTTCCGTCTTTCTTTCGGGCTAAAACATGATACGCATACGATCCGCTAGAAATTTCTTCGATGTCAGTTAAATCTGTTACCTGCACTGGCTGAAGTCGATTTGTACTCGTTCCGTCTCCTAATTGGCCATAACCATTGTATCCCCAAGCGTAAACTTTTCCGTCTACATCCAGGGCATAACCACTTTCATATCCTGTTGCCACAGAGACAATATTAGCAAGAGTCCCTATTTTCGTTGGAGATGACGTATTATTAGTATTGTTATTTCCTAATTGACCAGAGTCATTATATCCCCACGCCCATACAGTTCCGTCTTTTTTGACAGCCAGATTAAAACCAGACCCGGCAGCTATCTCTTTTACATCAGCTATACCTCCTACTTGGAAAGGCTTACTGTATGAGCTGTTTAAAAAATTTCCCCACAACCAAACCGTTCCATCTTTCTTTAGGGCTAATCCATGATTAGTTCCGGCCGCTATCTCGATCACGTCGGTGAGACCAACTGCTTGAACAGGAGTATAACTAGCACTTGTTTTGCCGTCCCCTAACTGACCATAGCTATTATTTCCCCAGCTCCAAACCGTCCCATCAGCTTTTAAAGCCAAGCTAAAGTCACTTCCTGCGGCGATGCGCGTAACGTTTGTCAGTCCTTTTACTTGAACAGGGACATTTTGCTGAATCGTAGTACCATCTCCTAATTGACCGTAAGAATTATCCCCCCAGGACCAGACCGTTCCATCTCCTTTTAAAACAAGAGAGTGTCTAGATCCTGCAGCGCTACTCACTGCATTTTCTGCTGCAGATACAGGGTTTTGTGACAGGGTAAGGATTGTCACCAGTGTCAGGAAAATATTCGTTACTGTTTTTACGATCGTGTTTCTTTTCTTCATTTTGTTTCCCTCCATGTTATTGTCCATTCGTTTTAACAGGAACTGGCCTATTTATCGTTGTGCCATCTCCTAATTGGCCTTTCTCGTTTTGGCCCCATGCCCACACCGTTCCGTCTTCTGTGACCAGCAAGGTGTGGCTTCCGCCCGCGGACAGGCGTTTGGCTTGCGTAGCTACTTCCTTGACTTGCACCGGAACGGTGATCGTCTGGTCGTAATAGCGAACCGTGATCGTAGCGGTCCCTGGCGTTCCTCCTGCTGTAATCACCCCGGTGGTATTGACTGCGGCTATCTCGGGATGGCTGCTTTCATATGTGGCCTGTGTGGTGACATCCTGGGTGCTGCCGTTTGCGTAGGTTGCGGTCACTTTCAACGGCTTGCTTTGCGACGGAGGCAACAGGACAGTGCTTGGTGCTGCGGTCAACTGCTTGGCGGAGATCACCAGCATGCTTTTCACTGGTGTACTCCGGTTCTGCATTGTCCCGTCTCCCAGTTGCCCTTTCTCGTTTTGGCCCCATGCCCACATCGTTCCGTCTTGTTTGACCAGCAATGTGTGGCTTCCACCCGCGGACAAGCGTTTGGCTTGCGTAGCTACTTCCTTGACTTGTACAGGAACGGTTATCGTCTGATCGTAATAACGAACCGTGATCGTAGCGGTCCCTGGCGTTCCTCCTGCTGTAATCACCCCGGTG
It includes:
- a CDS encoding RCC1 domain-containing protein, translating into MKKRNTIVKTVTNIFLTLVTILTLSQNPVSAAENAVSSAAGSRHSLVLKGDGTVWSWGDNSYGQLGDGTTIQQNVPVQVKGLTNVTRIAAGSDFSLALKADGTVWSWGNNSYGQLGDGKTSASYTPVQAVGLTDVIEIAAGTNHGLALKKDGTVWLWGNFLNSSYSKPFQVGGIADVKEIAAGSGFNLAVKKDGTVWAWGYNDSGQLGNNNTNNTSSPTKIGTLANIVSVATGYESGYALDVDGKVYAWGYNGYGQLGDGTSTNRLQPVQVTDLTDIEEISSGSYAYHVLARKKDGTIYAWGRGNYGQVGNGTTSNSSRPVKITLP
- a CDS encoding RHS repeat domain-containing protein is translated as MKHLSIKSLIYLLCLALCVTLLPPGAVLANEPFELPQSQDTPVAISTPEAAAEELKQSIENKQLAPVEEQAATSDPAKLTEANIAALTWTQLDVQTAIEIHRTYDKDLLKFAAYFYSDLLQLLSLQEQEEAKAFSEEELFARFRAFGPDKLQLLNRLTPLVQAKMQELSQLEESMEAQSTTTPPAVQFTEKEQEFRFARSKTESSVDELYRAANLVEQDVYLEGKHGLDVVLQRRYHSLSSKISVPTWDEVESKNDANPSIEKFATGWDFNVPRMEIVTRGHRVSVSDDNRNPGQEIYSTRIEDYPASNLYYITLEDGTSFEFLHTQVLKYPYNDVKLSIERMGYNYTLYYRNVKYEFDIYRGTVVKTNIYGDTIKYTLNSDGELMTIEDSVGRYIVLKSRQTNDLTQDLYVYKDKSETTVLKHIRYHFEKKSALSIYTQLSRVEVLPVPGSGTQAYTVARYTYHNPKTKGIAYFNLNKKYTLDKLVTDQTLQESPKFWDSDKKNRKQIDYLLMQEATYPLQGLSIQYDYRPYQLEQTSFKDGLVRIFQDRYALSYVAYHPVNKVTYSYALKTPKGTNTYKLEKSYADNDRFYELWKVPKDQLPRLKNMADRHGDTIQVTETEPSRYTRSLLFRINADGNPLLRSVKTTGISKGGTSISGAKYQVSYNPTTYTTYAYSGSHTKPTYQYVFLEPASGVADTTIFHQYLKDPTLSKRASYAAKINNYAQETYFEYDDYGHLVKQLTPDGILTTWTYDLESKKGFRAFSQLKAMRTQATSASGEPYYSNLSYEYNDQYLLRKETEIHSFPVNLSGYKSQITERTYEYTNAQLYSITENFGGKTRTQTFSAYDSYGVQPTQISLTGIELESGKTDVLNFSLEIDNQSQVKSQTYPNGSKVTYEYDTLGRVLSESFRHQGATRTTTYVYRDGDASGTSAEGPGIVERILPDSSRVITYYTPYGDIAYQEQRGTSGGKRPLVENEFTPDGMQISRTIPYGNQAQSTTYAYDWDGFVYQTTNALGTTRSHRANAYSDGTSYLPRLTEQTLSPNGYIVTTYRDLYGRVESVEETTQRGSHRRVTIYQTDRFGKVTDKEVSDGSTSQRWTMRYDHNDQLVYLRDPENNINEYSYDGLGNLTTVLENGTPTAVYTYNALSWKLSEKNPETKAEQYTYEKNGAVKTFKDKNGVLFSYQYSPFNERTKVSAGSGFYEERSYDPLSGSLLTETNNNGQTVRYGYDEYRRLNRQTMMGKDYQLVYTDHDEAIDAIVYPSRSAVSGSAPALRVDYTYDNASRLSAVTIPGVGTTSYTYDMNNSGETNTVSYPGQSSAMQKTISSFAEITGMNYADGWSETNGYDLFGNITSQKRGGANYGTFAYDKLSRIKEETIQGNTRQYAYDRRGNRQIYANAPADSTRSYELKHDLLNRLTEYKDAKGTTTYTYYPGGLRATKQQTGSVTDTTHYVYLNGQVIEELTQDGRLKARNVFGNQLIWRKDYTTNQEGTYYYNSHGDVVKIKGPSGNVLNTYEYDIWGNLIADKVKETMMNPFAYAGEMYDKESGFYYLRARYYDPKMGRFVSEDTVKGQVDNPLSLNRYTYVSNNPLKFVDPSGHIQEMTGGVGGFSSPAEEYMHWAKVAARRAYEEGIEPEDAVRKYVPTQYQREVLSTAIVTFNNTVGMNHGDAPDLGLGVAGAGAAVGTIRNTGNLAAKIEANAMAQLRKMEQASGAHFFSRHGAQTTLAQQYNRAITGLTPDGIAGRMVDSSRFLTHLKQLNAVQRAETIFRQTGKTVFDFDMGEIIGEGYLRGGGNVINTTKVQAVFKDGKLVTLYPKLR